Below is a window of Myxococcus xanthus DNA.
ACGGATTCCCCTACCTGAACGTCCGCAGGAACCAGTTGAACACCATGAAGACGCTCCCGCTCGAGCGCGTCCTTGACTCGGCCGGAGACCACGGGCGAGGGCAGACTGTGGTAGTCGACCATGACGGGCTTTGGTGGCACCGGCTCGCTCAGCTTCAACTTCACAGGCTCAACGACCTGCACGGGCTTCCCTTTCCGAAATGCGGAGGCCGACTGGTCCCACGCCAGCAGAGGGTGCTGCTGAGAGCGGGCGCGAATGAGGACAAAGTAGTCGTCTTGCATGGCCTACTCCCCCACCTGAAGCGCACGCCGCTGTAGCGGTGCCCTGGTGTCGCTGTGACTGCGCCCGACGGGGCATGCACGGCGCGGCTTGTCCTGGATGCTCGTGGCGCCGGCACAACCTCTCCCCCCAGGCAGGTAGTCCAGCCCATCGGTGGTGAGCGTCCACTTCCCGCTGGCCAGCTTGGTGAGAATCTGGCGACTGATGCGGTCCAAGGACTGCGTCAGCGCCGCAGGCTTTTGGCAGTAGTCGCCCCGCTCCACGGCATCAGCGACAGCTTCCAGCGCTCCCTTCACCGCATCTGGGTACGCCATGTCCATGTCGAAAGCCCACCCTCCTGAATGAGGACCGATGTGGACAGGGACGTGGAGTTCGCATGCCACGGCCAGAACCATGGGCAGCATGACGCCATTCTCCCGCCGGTTGATGTCGTAGCCGAACTCCCGGCAGAACCGGGCCCAGTTCTCGTCATCCGCCATGGCCTCCGAGCAG
It encodes the following:
- a CDS encoding AHH domain-containing protein — translated: MPVIIRGARVRFLKTKPGEGPKPPPRPPCEYCGKAWHKFAAAWGWHVGNSTELRENILAGRESSEHPWYTGRWSIAAHHLICSEAMADDENWARFCREFGYDINRRENGVMLPMVLAVACELHVPVHIGPHSGGWAFDMDMAYPDAVKGALEAVADAVERGDYCQKPAALTQSLDRISRQILTKLASGKWTLTTDGLDYLPGGRGCAGATSIQDKPRRACPVGRSHSDTRAPLQRRALQVGE